The Primulina eburnea isolate SZY01 chromosome 6, ASM2296580v1, whole genome shotgun sequence genome contains a region encoding:
- the LOC140833299 gene encoding methyl-CpG-binding domain-containing protein 4-like yields MEKSSQRNKRQSGDALKQVDIWTAQCGECFKWRTIPTVEEYEEIRSKIIEDPFICSKKDGVTCEDPADIEYNNSRTWLMDKPNLPKTPVGFKRRIVIRRDFSRLDCYYDTPNGRVLRASTQVGRFLSDKPEYNNISVSDFSFAGPKIMEDTLPPPLS; encoded by the exons ATGGAGAAGAGCTCTCAGAGAAATAAAAGG CAATCAGGGGATGCGTTGAAACAGGTGGATATTTGGACTGCGCAGTGCGGGGAATGCTTCAAGTGGAGGACAATCCCGACTGTAGAAGAGTATGAAGAAATTCGGAGCAAAATCATCGAAGATCCCTTTATTTGTAGCAAGAAAGATGGTGTCACTTGTGAGGATCCGGCTGATATTGAGTACAATAACTCCCGAACTTGGCTCATGGACAAGCCAAATCTACCTAAAACACCGGTTGGTTTCAAGAGAAGGATTGTGATCCGGAGGGATTTCTCCCGATTGGATTGTTATTATGACACACCTAATGGGAGAGTACTGAGGGCTTCAACTCAAGTTGGCAGGTTCTTGAGTGACAAACCGGAGTATAATAACATCTCTGTTTCGGATTTCAGTTTCGCAGGTCCAAAGATAATGGAGGACACACTTCCTCCACCTCTCAGTTAG